One genomic window of Triplophysa rosa linkage group LG11, Trosa_1v2, whole genome shotgun sequence includes the following:
- the cpsf4 gene encoding cleavage and polyadenylation specificity factor subunit 4, whose product MQELIACVDHIKFDLEIAVEQQLGAQPLPFPGMDKSGAAVCEFFMRAACMKGGMCPFRHISGEKTVVCKHWLRGLCKKGDQCEFLHEYDMTKMPECYFYSKFGECSNKECPFLHIDPESKIKDCPWYDRGFCKHGPDCRHRHTRRVICVNYLVGFCPEGKSCKFMHPRFELPMGASEQPPLQQQVQSQQKQQNTQPINRSSQSLIQLTNPNVNINNHQRMPNSVGMVQHNSNMGGSRGPRPLDQVTCYKCGEKGHYANKCTKGHLAFLSGQ is encoded by the exons ATGCAGGAATTAATCGCCTGTGTCGATCACATCAAATTTGATCTAGAAATTGCTGTAGAGCAGCAGCTAGGCGCTCAACCATTGCCTTTTCCCGGAATGGATA aatcgGGTGCTGCTGTGTGTGAGTTCTTCATGCGAGCTGCCTGTATGAAAG GTGGAATGTGTCCATTCAGACATATCAGCGGAGAAAAGACTGTGGTGTGCAAGCACTGGCTTAGAGGATTATGCAAGAAGGGAGATCAATGTGAATTTTTACACGAATATGATATGACAAAGATGCCTGAGTGCTATTTCTACTCAAAATTTG GAGAGTGCAGTAACAAAGAGTGTCCATTCTTGCACATTGACCCAGAATCTAAGATTAAAGATTGCCCATGGTATGATAGGGGTTTTTGTAAACATG GTCCGGATTGCAGGCATAGACACACAAGAAGAGTCATCTGTGTAAATTACCTTGTTGGTTTCTGCCCAGAGGGGAAGTCATGCAAGTTTATGCA CCCGAGATTTGAACTTCCTATGGGTGCATCTGAACAGCCACCACTGCAGCAACAAGTACAGTCCCAACAAAAG caacaaaacacacagcCCATAAACAGATCGTCACAGTCACTCATTCAGTTGACAAACCCCAATGTAAACATAAACAACCACCAGAGAATGCCAAACTCTGTTGGGATGGTGCAGCATAATAGCAACATGGGTGGATCTCGTGGTCCTCGTCCACTGGACCAAGTTACATGTTACAAG TGTGGTGAAAAGGGCCATTATGCAAACAAATGCACTAAAGGGCACTTGGCTTTCCTGAGTGGACAGTAA
- the atp5mf gene encoding ATP synthase subunit f, mitochondrial: MADKAVSLAEKRLLDVKLGQLPSWLGTRDFTPNGLLGGVRRGYERYYNKYINVKKGGIGGVAMFLVGYVALSYLWEYDHIKHDRWRKYH; the protein is encoded by the exons ATGGCGGATAAAGCAG TGTCCCTGGCTGAGAAGAGGCTTTTGGATGTCAAGCTTGGGCAACTGCCGTCATGGCTCGGTACAAGAGACTTCACCCCGAATGGACTTCTTGGTGGAGTTCGCAGAG GATATGAGAGATATTACAACAAGTACATCAATGTGAAGAAAGGTGGTATTGGTGGTGTGGCCATGTTTCTTGTTGGTTATGTTGCCCTGAGCTACCTTTGGGAATATGATCACATCA AGCACGACAGGTGGAGAAAATACCACTGA